In Cervus elaphus chromosome 5, mCerEla1.1, whole genome shotgun sequence, the following proteins share a genomic window:
- the YDJC gene encoding carbohydrate deacetylase, translated as MARPRVRLVVTADDFGYCPRRDEGIVEAFLAGAVTSVSLLVNGSAAGSAAELARRHRIPTGLHANLSEGRPVGPARHGASSLIGSEGFFLGKMGFRRAVAAGEVILSQVREELEAQLSRFRELLGRDPTHVDGHQHVHVLPGVCWVFAEALQACGVRFTRLPLERGVDGCAWLEAPARDFAGALEQDASAAIGPFVHHGLRWTDVFVGLSTCGRHLSAHRVTEALTRALDGTPAGQAVTAELMVHPGYPSVPPVGGCGEGPDAFSCSSDRLHELRVLTAPVLRAQLARDGVQLCTLEELDCKRPGEGSTSKATQETFLEPSPP; from the exons ATGGCCCGGCCCCGCGTGCGGCTGGTGGTCACGGCAGACGACTTTGGCTATTGCCCGCGGCGCGACGAGGGCATCGTGGAAGCCTTCCTGGCCGGGGCTGTGACCAGCGTGTCCCTGCTGGTCAACGGCTCGGCCGCCGGGAGCGCGGCTGAACTGGCCCGCAG GCACCGGATCCCCACGGGCCTCCACGCCAACCTGTCCGAGGGCCGCCCCGTGGGCCCGGCCCGCCATGGCGCCTCTTCGCTGATCGGCTCCGAGGGCTTCTTCCTCGGCAAGATGGGATTCCGGCGGGCGGTGGCGGCCGGAGAAGTGATCTTGTCCCAG GTGCGGGAAGAGCTGGAGGCCCAGCTGAGCCGCTTCCGGGAATTACTGGGCAGGGACCCTACTCACGTCGACGGCCACCAGCACGTGCACGTGCTCCCAG GCGTGTGCTGGGTGTTCGCCGAGGCCCTGCAGGCCTGTGGAGTGCGCTTCACTAGGCTGCCGCTGGAGCGCGGGGTGGACGGCTGCGCCTGGCTGGAGGCCCCAGCGCGGGACTTTGCCGGCGCCCTGGAGCAAGACGCCAGCGCCGCCATCGGTCCCTTCGTTCACCATGGCCTTCG GTGGACTGACGTCTTCGTGGGTCTCAGCACGTGCGGCCGGCACCTGTCCGCTCACCGTGTGACGGAGGCGCTGACTCGGGCCCTGGACGGCACGCCCGCTGGCCAGGCGGTGACGGCCGAGCTGATGGTGCACCCCGGCTACCCGAGTGTGCCTCCGGttgggggctgtggggagggccCTGACGCCTTCTCCTGCTCTTCGGATCGCCTGCACGAGCTGCGTGTCCTCACGGCACCTGTGCTGCGGGCTCAGCTTGCCCGGGACGGCGTGCAGCTCTGCACCCTAGAAGAGCTAGACTGCAAGAGGCCCGGAGAGGGGTCCACCAGCAAAGCCACTCAGGAAACCTTTCTGGAGCCCTCGCCACCGTGA
- the CCDC116 gene encoding coiled-coil domain-containing protein 116 isoform X2: protein MARCRHHSGYLADDEAGHPTYVARVLESLQTVVEEATERMATVKTEAGVPLVEVQDAAEEPRGGRRARARPSLSTLRRHRARPGLCVGRPNNYPSRSSSMSDSRSSCTAANWPGCHSGDSHLGARGQGRLPPVTDQLLLEKSLRRLVQLESRGRGLGQASSHGDSQLWDSLDSQSSSHWTVEQPLSWFSGPLGSSWDTHESSEPGPMERELGLLRRQLNKEMRSLLSQPASFELPGYSALREPHRTLDFLAEHHLFPALQNVVNRAVEKLSGARRRDGGPLFPSEWETARESGSKMATPTDGEALYESPPSTASSPRTEQTKSKYQGRGKAQEGGTPVPSPQVATRFRLEVTATEEPRVSTSLPRHEGLDPDPRSPDYKFSKKLLPSILSKSSTVSQLSDPWHEELVDYLKDQAVSLLIHKYSFEKNLTDQLGFISFPVTEALMDLFLGFKKVEGSRIRLSSTVDWHCFLRRLEEGKSSRRSSRLAFRAPSRLTSQHSTPRKGSGNPATPSEASVRGRRIQDKPTGSSRLDRRPQGSRPHRPQERSRPLKAKRFLSPTNAGVASHPSEQRVDMEDQQSIEEEDKEEEEEEQEEEEEEEDFFGDEGQPQSSQEPPGEATISSPMAGSRAGPSDPP, encoded by the exons ATGGCCCGCTGCCGCCACCATTCGGGCTACCTGGCGGACGATGAGGCCGGCCACCCTACCTACGTGGCCCGG GTGCTGGAAAGCCTGCAGACGGTGGTGGAGGAGGCAACGGAGCGCATGGCCACCGTGAAGACCGAGGCGGGGGTGCCGCTGGTGGAAGTGCAGGACGCCGCGGAGGAGCCGAGGGGCGGGCGCCGGGCGCGGGCCCGGCCCAGCCTCAGCACCCTGCGCCGGCACCGCGCCCGGCCCGGTCTCTGCGTGGGGCGCCCCAACAATTACCCCTCCCGCTCCAGCTCCATGTCCGACTCCCGCAGCAGCTGCACGGCCGCCAACTGGCCGGGCTGCCACAGCGGGGACAGCCACCTGGGCGCCCGGGGCCAGGGCCGACTGCCGCCCGTGACAGACCAACTCCTGCTGGAGAAGAGCCTCAGACGGCTGGTGCAGCTGGAGAGCCGAGGG AGAGGCCTGGGGCAGGCCTCCTCCCACGGGGACTCGCAGCTGTGGGACTCACTGGacagccagagcagcagccactGGACCGTGGAGCAGCCCCTGTCGTGGTTCTCAGGCCCGCTGGGCTCGAGCTGGGACACGCACGAGTCGTCAGAGCCGGGGCCCATGGAGCGCGAGCTGGGCCTCCTCAGGCGGCAGCTGAACAAGGAGATGAGATCCCTGCTGAGCCAGCCGGCGTCGTTTGAGCTGCCCGGCTACTCTGCGCTCCGCGAGCCCCATCGGACCCTGGACTTCCTGGCCGAGCACCACCTCTTCCCCGCCCTGCAGAACGTGGTCAACCGGGCCGTGGAGAAGCTCAGCGGCGCTCGCCGCCGTGACGGCGGCCCGCTCTTCCCGTCGGAATGGGAGACGGCCCGGGAGTCCGGCTCCAAGATGGCCACGCCCACGGACGGGGAGGCGCTCTACGAGTCGCCGCCCAGCACGGCCTCCAGCCCCCGGACCGAGCAAACGAAGAGCAAGTACCAGGGTCGCGGCAAGGCCCAGGAAGGGGGCACTCCCGTGCCTAGCCCTCAAGTGGCCACCAGGTTCCGGCTTGAAGTGACAGCCACGGAAGAGCCCCGGGTTTCAACATCCCTACCCAGGCACGAGGGGCTGGACCCGGACCCCAGG AGCCCCGACTACAAGTTCAGCAAGAAGCTGCTGCCCTCCATCCTGTCCAAGTCCAGCACCGTGTCCCAGCTCTCCGACCCCTGGCATGAGGAACTTGTCGACTACCTGAAGGATCAGGCTGTGTCCCTGCTCATCCACAAGTACAGCTTTGAGAAGAACCTCACTGACCAGCTGGGCTTCATCTCCTTCCCAGTCACCGAGGCGCTCATGGACCTCTTCCTGGGCTTCAAGAAGGTGGAGGGCTCACGCATCCGCCTGTCCTCCACAGTCGACTGGCACTGCTTTCTGCGCAGGCTGGAGGAGGGCAAGTCCAGCCGGCGCTCATCCCGGCTGGCGTTCCGGGCCCCCTCCCGACTGACCTCCCAGCACAGCACCCCCCGGAAAGGCTCGGGGAACCCCGCCACGCCCTCCGAGGCCTCCGTCAGGGGCCGCAGGATCCAGGACAAGCCCACAGGGTCCTCCCGCCTTGACAGGAGACCCCAGGGCTCCCGGCCACACCGCCCGCAGGAGCGCTCCAGGCCCCTGAAGGCCAAGCGATTCCTGTCCCCCACCAACGCCGGTGTGGCCTCCCATCCATCCGAGCAGAGAGTGGATATGGAGGACCAGCAGAGCATTGAGGAGGAAgacaaagaggaggaggaggaggagcaggaggaggaggaggaggaggaagacttcTTTGGAGATGAGGGCCAGCCCCAGAGCTCCCAGGAGCCTCCAGGGGAGGCTACAATCAGCTCCCCCATGGCAGGCTCCAGGGCAGGCCCCAGTGACCCCCCGTGA
- the CCDC116 gene encoding coiled-coil domain-containing protein 116 isoform X1: MARCRHHSGYLADDEAGHPTYVARVQPPKKSLFSEMGHASKPGHRPHPPPSHDPSRSSGRRRNPKGPRPFTSFLDFLVEGQVLESLQTVVEEATERMATVKTEAGVPLVEVQDAAEEPRGGRRARARPSLSTLRRHRARPGLCVGRPNNYPSRSSSMSDSRSSCTAANWPGCHSGDSHLGARGQGRLPPVTDQLLLEKSLRRLVQLESRGRGLGQASSHGDSQLWDSLDSQSSSHWTVEQPLSWFSGPLGSSWDTHESSEPGPMERELGLLRRQLNKEMRSLLSQPASFELPGYSALREPHRTLDFLAEHHLFPALQNVVNRAVEKLSGARRRDGGPLFPSEWETARESGSKMATPTDGEALYESPPSTASSPRTEQTKSKYQGRGKAQEGGTPVPSPQVATRFRLEVTATEEPRVSTSLPRHEGLDPDPRSPDYKFSKKLLPSILSKSSTVSQLSDPWHEELVDYLKDQAVSLLIHKYSFEKNLTDQLGFISFPVTEALMDLFLGFKKVEGSRIRLSSTVDWHCFLRRLEEGKSSRRSSRLAFRAPSRLTSQHSTPRKGSGNPATPSEASVRGRRIQDKPTGSSRLDRRPQGSRPHRPQERSRPLKAKRFLSPTNAGVASHPSEQRVDMEDQQSIEEEDKEEEEEEQEEEEEEEDFFGDEGQPQSSQEPPGEATISSPMAGSRAGPSDPP, from the exons ATGGCCCGCTGCCGCCACCATTCGGGCTACCTGGCGGACGATGAGGCCGGCCACCCTACCTACGTGGCCCGG GTGCAGCCACCTAAGAAGTCACTGTTCTCCGAAATGGGCCACGCCTCCAAGCCCGGCCACAGGCCACACCCGCCTCCCTCGCATGACCCCTCACGTAGTTCAGGCCGCCGCAGAAACCCTAAGGGCCCTCGACCCTTTACGAGCTTCCTGGATTTCCTTGTCGAGGGTCAGGTGCTGGAAAGCCTGCAGACGGTGGTGGAGGAGGCAACGGAGCGCATGGCCACCGTGAAGACCGAGGCGGGGGTGCCGCTGGTGGAAGTGCAGGACGCCGCGGAGGAGCCGAGGGGCGGGCGCCGGGCGCGGGCCCGGCCCAGCCTCAGCACCCTGCGCCGGCACCGCGCCCGGCCCGGTCTCTGCGTGGGGCGCCCCAACAATTACCCCTCCCGCTCCAGCTCCATGTCCGACTCCCGCAGCAGCTGCACGGCCGCCAACTGGCCGGGCTGCCACAGCGGGGACAGCCACCTGGGCGCCCGGGGCCAGGGCCGACTGCCGCCCGTGACAGACCAACTCCTGCTGGAGAAGAGCCTCAGACGGCTGGTGCAGCTGGAGAGCCGAGGG AGAGGCCTGGGGCAGGCCTCCTCCCACGGGGACTCGCAGCTGTGGGACTCACTGGacagccagagcagcagccactGGACCGTGGAGCAGCCCCTGTCGTGGTTCTCAGGCCCGCTGGGCTCGAGCTGGGACACGCACGAGTCGTCAGAGCCGGGGCCCATGGAGCGCGAGCTGGGCCTCCTCAGGCGGCAGCTGAACAAGGAGATGAGATCCCTGCTGAGCCAGCCGGCGTCGTTTGAGCTGCCCGGCTACTCTGCGCTCCGCGAGCCCCATCGGACCCTGGACTTCCTGGCCGAGCACCACCTCTTCCCCGCCCTGCAGAACGTGGTCAACCGGGCCGTGGAGAAGCTCAGCGGCGCTCGCCGCCGTGACGGCGGCCCGCTCTTCCCGTCGGAATGGGAGACGGCCCGGGAGTCCGGCTCCAAGATGGCCACGCCCACGGACGGGGAGGCGCTCTACGAGTCGCCGCCCAGCACGGCCTCCAGCCCCCGGACCGAGCAAACGAAGAGCAAGTACCAGGGTCGCGGCAAGGCCCAGGAAGGGGGCACTCCCGTGCCTAGCCCTCAAGTGGCCACCAGGTTCCGGCTTGAAGTGACAGCCACGGAAGAGCCCCGGGTTTCAACATCCCTACCCAGGCACGAGGGGCTGGACCCGGACCCCAGG AGCCCCGACTACAAGTTCAGCAAGAAGCTGCTGCCCTCCATCCTGTCCAAGTCCAGCACCGTGTCCCAGCTCTCCGACCCCTGGCATGAGGAACTTGTCGACTACCTGAAGGATCAGGCTGTGTCCCTGCTCATCCACAAGTACAGCTTTGAGAAGAACCTCACTGACCAGCTGGGCTTCATCTCCTTCCCAGTCACCGAGGCGCTCATGGACCTCTTCCTGGGCTTCAAGAAGGTGGAGGGCTCACGCATCCGCCTGTCCTCCACAGTCGACTGGCACTGCTTTCTGCGCAGGCTGGAGGAGGGCAAGTCCAGCCGGCGCTCATCCCGGCTGGCGTTCCGGGCCCCCTCCCGACTGACCTCCCAGCACAGCACCCCCCGGAAAGGCTCGGGGAACCCCGCCACGCCCTCCGAGGCCTCCGTCAGGGGCCGCAGGATCCAGGACAAGCCCACAGGGTCCTCCCGCCTTGACAGGAGACCCCAGGGCTCCCGGCCACACCGCCCGCAGGAGCGCTCCAGGCCCCTGAAGGCCAAGCGATTCCTGTCCCCCACCAACGCCGGTGTGGCCTCCCATCCATCCGAGCAGAGAGTGGATATGGAGGACCAGCAGAGCATTGAGGAGGAAgacaaagaggaggaggaggaggagcaggaggaggaggaggaggaggaagacttcTTTGGAGATGAGGGCCAGCCCCAGAGCTCCCAGGAGCCTCCAGGGGAGGCTACAATCAGCTCCCCCATGGCAGGCTCCAGGGCAGGCCCCAGTGACCCCCCGTGA